One genomic segment of Chryseobacterium phocaeense includes these proteins:
- a CDS encoding (Fe-S)-binding protein, which translates to MDFSIKTMAEYAAEGKSPEVLFWVGCAGSFDDRAKKITKAFCKILNKINVEFAVLGQEESCTGDPAKRAGNEFVFQMMALTNIEVLNAYEVKKIVTACPHCFNTLKNEYPSLGGHYDVVHHTQFLKSLMEDGRLKIEGGAFRGKKITFHDPCYLGRANDEYEAPRMLLEKLDAELVEMKRCKTNGLCCGAGGAQMFKEPEKGNKDINIERTEEALSFQPKVIATGCPFCNTMMTDGVKHFNKNDEVAVKDIVELLAEAEDL; encoded by the coding sequence ATGGATTTCAGTATAAAAACAATGGCAGAATATGCTGCCGAAGGAAAGTCCCCGGAAGTTTTATTTTGGGTTGGGTGTGCCGGAAGTTTTGACGACCGCGCCAAAAAAATTACAAAAGCATTTTGCAAGATATTAAACAAGATAAACGTTGAATTTGCAGTTCTGGGACAGGAAGAAAGCTGTACCGGAGATCCTGCGAAAAGAGCAGGAAACGAGTTTGTCTTCCAGATGATGGCCCTTACCAATATTGAGGTCCTGAATGCCTACGAAGTAAAAAAAATCGTTACCGCATGCCCGCACTGTTTCAATACGCTGAAAAATGAATACCCAAGCCTGGGCGGACACTACGATGTGGTACACCATACCCAGTTCCTGAAATCCCTGATGGAGGACGGAAGACTGAAGATAGAAGGCGGTGCCTTTAGGGGAAAAAAGATCACTTTTCACGACCCTTGCTACCTGGGAAGAGCCAATGATGAGTATGAGGCTCCGAGAATGCTTCTTGAAAAGCTGGATGCTGAACTGGTAGAAATGAAGCGTTGCAAGACCAATGGCTTATGCTGTGGAGCAGGAGGTGCACAGATGTTTAAAGAGCCCGAAAAAGGGAATAAAGACATCAATATTGAAAGAACGGAAGAAGCTTTGTCTTTCCAGCCTAAAGTGATTGCTACAGGATGTCCTTTCTGTAATACGATGATGACAGACGGGGTAAAACACTTTAACAAGAATGACGAAGTAGCCGTAAAAGACATTGTAGAACTTCTTGCGGAAGCGGAAGATCTGTAA
- the ccoG gene encoding cytochrome c oxidase accessory protein CcoG, which translates to MSDIEEIEVRGGQGQVLDPETYRDSIGTMEQSGKRKWVFPRKPKGKYTNYRNIVSYALLIVYFVVPFLKINGNPFFLFNVIDREFFIFGQPFYPQDFFILTLGAIASLIFIIIFTIAFGRIFCGWICPQTIFMESIFRKIEYIIEGDRNKQMKLDRQEWNSEKIWKRSLKWTVYIIISLIITHFMLMYIVGYKEIFRIISEGPFAHPTNFIIMVLFTAAFYFVFAWFREQVCTLVCPYGRLQGVLIDKDTINVFYDFKRGENRSKWRKGEDRKAAGKGDCIDCHQCVVVCPTGIDIRDGQQLECVNCTACIDACDEVMEKVGLPKGLIRYASENEIEHQTQFKFTGRMKGFAVVLVLLVGFLGFLLYSRGEMEAKFIKPAGSTFFVRDGKITNTYNYTFLNKTNDKKIVTIKVLEPAHGEITYSASSKIQVDRDKISKGTINISFPENDMKLSKQNITIGVYDMKGKLIDSYQTYFEGPFKLQF; encoded by the coding sequence ATGTCAGACATAGAAGAAATAGAAGTACGAGGCGGACAGGGACAGGTTCTGGACCCTGAGACTTACAGAGATTCTATCGGGACAATGGAGCAATCCGGTAAGAGAAAATGGGTATTCCCGAGAAAACCAAAAGGGAAATACACCAATTACAGAAACATTGTAAGTTATGCTTTATTAATTGTTTATTTTGTGGTGCCGTTCCTTAAGATCAATGGCAACCCATTCTTTTTATTTAACGTTATTGATAGGGAGTTTTTCATTTTCGGACAGCCTTTCTATCCACAAGACTTTTTTATCCTTACTTTAGGAGCTATCGCGTCTTTAATTTTTATCATCATTTTTACGATTGCGTTCGGAAGAATTTTCTGCGGATGGATATGTCCTCAGACAATTTTTATGGAATCTATCTTCCGTAAAATTGAATATATCATTGAAGGTGACCGGAATAAGCAAATGAAGCTGGACAGACAGGAGTGGAACAGCGAGAAGATCTGGAAAAGAAGCCTGAAGTGGACGGTTTATATTATTATTTCACTGATCATCACTCACTTTATGCTGATGTATATCGTAGGGTATAAGGAAATATTCAGAATTATTTCAGAAGGACCGTTTGCCCACCCTACCAATTTCATCATCATGGTATTGTTTACCGCAGCATTTTACTTTGTATTTGCGTGGTTCAGAGAGCAGGTATGTACGCTGGTTTGCCCATACGGAAGATTACAGGGTGTTTTAATTGATAAAGATACCATCAACGTTTTCTACGATTTTAAAAGAGGGGAAAACAGATCAAAATGGAGAAAAGGCGAAGACCGTAAAGCGGCAGGAAAAGGGGACTGTATCGACTGTCACCAGTGCGTGGTGGTTTGTCCTACCGGAATTGACATCAGAGACGGACAGCAGCTGGAATGCGTGAACTGTACGGCATGTATTGATGCCTGTGATGAAGTGATGGAAAAAGTAGGTCTTCCAAAAGGACTGATCAGATATGCTTCCGAAAACGAAATTGAGCACCAGACCCAGTTTAAGTTTACAGGAAGAATGAAAGGCTTTGCCGTAGTTCTTGTGCTTCTGGTAGGATTCTTAGGATTCCTTCTTTACAGCCGCGGTGAGATGGAGGCCAAATTCATTAAACCAGCTGGAAGTACATTCTTTGTAAGAGACGGTAAAATTACCAATACGTACAATTACACCTTCCTGAACAAGACGAACGACAAAAAAATTGTTACGATAAAAGTCCTGGAGCCGGCTCACGGTGAGATCACCTACAGTGCATCCAGCAAAATCCAGGTAGACCGGGATAAGATTTCGAAAGGAACGATTAACATCAGCTTCCCGGAAAATGATATGAAATTATCTAAACAGAATATTACCATCGGGGTGTATGATATGAAGGGCAAGCTTATTGATTCCTATCAGACGTACTTCGAAGGACCATTCAAACTTCAATTTTAA
- a CDS encoding MlaD family protein, protein MKLSKELKAGVIALLAIVGFVLLFQFMKGRSLFTTDNIFYAKYDNVEGLAQSSAVSINGLKVGQVDKIIPRTAKDGKISFVVKITVDDKFEFSKNSTLEIFEPGLMSGKEMRVNLMYGGPTAKDGDTLQGAFKLGTLGSLSSQVGPVKDQLQTVLHRVDSLMANANQLVDGQNRAEIKALLANLNKTVSALQTTAGSVNSLVGHNDPKLQQVLDDASLTMKSGKVTLDKYGNLAESIDTKKLNATIANLDVTVGKLNQVIAGVDNGQGSLGKLMKDEQLYNNLNAASTNLNSLIEDMKANPKRYINFSVFGKNNKD, encoded by the coding sequence GTGAAGTTGAGTAAAGAATTAAAAGCTGGGGTCATTGCACTTTTAGCTATTGTAGGCTTTGTATTATTGTTTCAGTTCATGAAAGGTAGAAGCCTGTTTACTACCGATAATATATTTTACGCAAAATACGATAACGTAGAAGGGCTGGCACAGTCTTCCGCGGTTTCCATCAATGGTCTCAAAGTAGGGCAGGTCGATAAGATCATCCCGAGAACCGCTAAAGACGGAAAAATCAGTTTTGTCGTAAAAATTACTGTGGACGACAAGTTTGAGTTTTCCAAAAATTCTACCCTTGAAATCTTTGAACCGGGACTGATGTCCGGAAAAGAAATGAGAGTGAACCTGATGTATGGCGGCCCGACAGCAAAAGACGGCGATACCCTGCAGGGTGCTTTCAAACTGGGAACTTTAGGAAGCCTTTCTTCCCAGGTAGGGCCGGTGAAAGATCAGCTGCAGACCGTTTTACACCGTGTAGACTCTTTGATGGCTAATGCCAACCAATTGGTTGACGGACAAAACAGAGCGGAGATCAAAGCATTATTGGCTAACCTTAATAAAACAGTAAGCGCGTTACAGACTACTGCAGGTAGCGTGAACAGCCTTGTAGGACATAATGATCCTAAACTGCAGCAGGTACTTGATGATGCAAGCCTTACAATGAAGAGCGGAAAGGTAACTTTGGATAAATATGGTAACCTTGCAGAAAGCATAGATACCAAAAAGCTGAATGCCACCATCGCCAATTTAGATGTTACCGTAGGAAAACTGAACCAGGTGATTGCCGGAGTTGATAACGGTCAGGGAAGTTTAGGAAAGCTGATGAAGGATGAGCAGCTTTACAACAACCTGAATGCTGCATCTACCAATCTGAATTCCCTGATTGAAGATATGAAAGCCAACCCTAAGAGATACATCAATTTCTCAGTTTTCGGTAAGAACAATAAAGACTAA
- a CDS encoding sulfite exporter TauE/SafE family protein, whose product MEIGLILSAIALGFASGFHCVGMCGPIALSMGLTKKQATNFYLQNLTYQFGRIATYSLLGAILGIIGEGFEMAGFQQYLTIIAGILLIVMALFSFGGKDFASRIPFLSKFLFSVKSNLGRLLQKADYRSRFTTGLLNGFLPCGMVYMALTASLAAGGVWQGASYMALFGLGTLPFMFAVVLAGNLMNQAFRVKVLKAVPVIMIVLGGLFILRGLELGIPYISPRAEAMTISRDHNGANCHIEGHDHTSSNCH is encoded by the coding sequence ATGGAAATAGGACTTATTTTATCGGCTATTGCTTTGGGCTTCGCTTCCGGCTTTCACTGTGTCGGAATGTGCGGACCTATTGCTTTATCGATGGGATTGACTAAAAAACAGGCCACCAATTTCTATCTTCAGAACCTGACCTATCAGTTCGGAAGGATCGCTACCTATTCTTTACTTGGAGCTATTCTTGGAATCATAGGCGAAGGATTTGAAATGGCGGGTTTTCAGCAGTATTTAACGATCATTGCAGGTATTCTGCTAATCGTTATGGCTTTGTTTTCATTTGGCGGAAAAGATTTCGCTTCCCGGATTCCTTTCCTTTCTAAATTTTTGTTTTCAGTAAAATCAAATTTGGGAAGACTGCTGCAAAAGGCAGATTACCGGTCAAGGTTTACTACAGGCCTTCTCAACGGATTTCTTCCGTGCGGAATGGTTTATATGGCACTTACGGCAAGTCTGGCTGCCGGAGGCGTGTGGCAGGGAGCTTCATATATGGCTTTATTCGGGCTGGGCACACTTCCGTTCATGTTTGCGGTAGTTCTCGCCGGAAATCTTATGAATCAGGCTTTCCGGGTGAAGGTTTTAAAAGCCGTTCCGGTTATTATGATTGTTTTAGGAGGATTATTTATCCTCAGAGGTCTGGAATTAGGCATTCCATACATTTCACCAAGGGCAGAAGCCATGACGATCTCCAGGGATCACAACGGAGCCAACTGCCATATTGAAGGACATGATCACACTTCAAGCAATTGTCATTAA
- a CDS encoding FixH family protein: MKNFSWGHGVFIALFAFIAFILSMLFLFPNGQKNSEMVTDNYYEEELKYQDVIDAKKRADDLQEKPVYSQEKSGIKITFPKDYNNGNATVKFVLNRTDDQNLDIKKSVQLDASQSFIIPAQVLKAGNYTLRLMWTRDKADYRMDYDVIWK; the protein is encoded by the coding sequence ATGAAAAATTTTAGTTGGGGACACGGTGTATTTATTGCATTATTTGCATTTATTGCTTTTATACTATCCATGCTGTTTCTTTTCCCGAACGGGCAGAAGAACTCTGAAATGGTAACTGATAATTATTATGAAGAGGAGCTTAAGTACCAGGACGTGATTGATGCTAAAAAAAGAGCTGATGATCTGCAGGAAAAACCTGTATACAGCCAGGAAAAAAGCGGCATTAAAATCACGTTCCCAAAAGATTACAACAACGGTAATGCTACGGTAAAATTTGTTTTAAACAGAACCGACGACCAGAATCTGGATATAAAAAAATCTGTACAGCTTGATGCTTCCCAGTCATTTATCATCCCTGCACAGGTATTGAAAGCAGGAAATTACACGTTGAGACTGATGTGGACCAGAGATAAAGCAGACTACCGAATGGATTATGATGTGATATGGAAATAG
- a CDS encoding 4Fe-4S dicluster domain-containing protein — MQYIDNIIFLILLVAGFGLFAKSLQKIYRNIRLGREINRSDRKSERWETMATVAMGQSKMGKRPVAAILHLFVYVGFVIINIELIEIIVDGIFGTHRFLATIFGHGFYSFFTATLEVLALLVVIGVVIFFIRRNFYGVKRLTMKELFGWPKNDANWILIIEFALMMAFFTMNASDYILQMRGALPEHGSFPISEITFIPFLEVFSFDNGFLMFVEKGAWWFHFIGILFFMNYLYYSKHLHIILAFPSTWYANLDRKGKFNNLDSVTKEIKLMMDPNADPYAAPAEGDAADVPSKFGAEDVFDLNQVHLLNAYSCTECGRCTSVCPANITGKKLSPRLILMKTRDRLEEVGRNIDKNGKFEDDGKKLLNDYITKEELWACTTCNACTEACPVLLDPLSIIFEMRRFLVMEQSAAPQELNLMMTNVENNAAPWQYNQADRLNWANEN, encoded by the coding sequence ATGCAGTACATCGATAACATTATTTTTCTGATCCTATTAGTAGCAGGATTCGGGCTTTTTGCCAAGAGCCTGCAAAAGATCTACAGAAATATCAGATTAGGAAGGGAAATCAACAGAAGCGACAGAAAATCCGAGCGCTGGGAAACCATGGCCACCGTGGCGATGGGCCAGAGCAAAATGGGAAAACGTCCTGTGGCAGCTATTCTCCATCTTTTTGTATATGTAGGTTTTGTTATTATCAATATAGAGCTGATAGAAATTATTGTAGACGGGATCTTTGGAACGCATAGGTTTTTAGCTACCATTTTTGGACACGGTTTCTATAGTTTCTTTACGGCAACGTTAGAAGTATTGGCATTGCTGGTAGTGATCGGAGTCGTGATATTCTTTATCAGAAGAAATTTTTACGGGGTTAAAAGATTAACGATGAAAGAACTTTTCGGATGGCCTAAAAATGACGCCAACTGGATTCTGATCATTGAGTTTGCCCTGATGATGGCTTTCTTTACCATGAATGCTTCCGATTATATTTTGCAGATGAGAGGGGCTCTTCCCGAGCATGGAAGCTTTCCCATCAGTGAGATAACGTTCATTCCGTTTTTAGAAGTATTCAGTTTCGATAACGGATTTTTAATGTTTGTTGAAAAAGGAGCATGGTGGTTCCATTTTATCGGGATCCTGTTCTTCATGAACTATCTTTATTACTCAAAACATTTACATATTATTCTTGCATTTCCAAGCACATGGTATGCGAATCTTGATAGAAAAGGAAAATTCAATAATCTTGACTCTGTGACCAAAGAGATCAAGCTGATGATGGATCCCAATGCAGATCCATATGCAGCCCCGGCTGAGGGCGATGCTGCCGATGTTCCGTCAAAATTCGGGGCAGAAGACGTATTCGATCTGAACCAGGTGCACCTGCTTAATGCCTATTCCTGTACAGAATGCGGAAGATGTACTTCCGTCTGTCCTGCCAATATCACAGGAAAGAAACTGTCTCCGAGACTGATCCTGATGAAAACAAGGGACAGGCTGGAAGAAGTGGGAAGAAATATAGACAAAAACGGAAAATTCGAAGATGATGGCAAGAAGCTTCTGAATGATTATATCACGAAAGAAGAACTTTGGGCATGCACAACCTGTAATGCCTGTACGGAAGCTTGTCCGGTATTGCTGGATCCGCTTTCCATTATTTTTGAAATGAGAAGATTCCTCGTGATGGAGCAGTCTGCTGCCCCTCAGGAGCTGAATCTTATGATGACGAATGTAGAAAATAATGCTGCTCCGTGGCAGTATAACCAGGCAGACCGTTTGAATTGGGCTAATGAGAATTAA
- a CDS encoding acyltransferase — protein sequence MNPIKKFIEYQIFHRINNFFYPEYYRQKYDYLLPHVLFFTYLVPQKILRINGKVPWPVHFTSEVRGYQNIKKGIMCDPGDNPNIYIQANNGIIIGSNVGFGAGTSLISANHNHNDHSIHDECGPIVIGNNVFVGTNSVILPGVQIGDNVVIGAGSIVAKDIPSNSIAVGNPCKVIKQKEPYIEDFTKTVFNRKLPEGFNLKF from the coding sequence ATGAATCCGATTAAAAAATTTATTGAATACCAGATCTTCCATAGAATTAATAATTTTTTCTATCCGGAATATTACCGCCAGAAGTATGACTATCTTCTTCCTCACGTCCTTTTCTTTACCTATCTGGTTCCGCAAAAAATCTTGAGGATCAATGGAAAAGTTCCGTGGCCGGTACATTTTACATCGGAAGTCAGGGGATATCAGAATATTAAGAAAGGAATCATGTGCGATCCGGGCGATAATCCTAATATTTACATTCAGGCCAATAACGGAATTATCATAGGAAGTAACGTTGGTTTTGGAGCAGGAACGTCTCTGATCTCCGCGAATCATAACCACAATGACCACAGTATTCATGATGAATGCGGCCCTATCGTCATCGGAAATAATGTTTTTGTAGGAACCAATTCCGTGATCCTTCCCGGAGTACAGATTGGCGATAATGTGGTAATCGGTGCGGGCTCCATCGTGGCTAAAGATATTCCTTCCAATTCCATTGCGGTAGGAAATCCGTGCAAGGTGATCAAACAAAAAGAACCTTATATTGAAGACTTTACAAAGACTGTTTTCAACCGAAAACTGCCTGAAGGCTTCAATCTAAAGTTCTGA
- the serS gene encoding serine--tRNA ligase produces the protein MLQVNFLRDNKERVLEGLQKRQFKNLGLVDDAIATDEERKRIQFELDSQLSEINKISKEIGLLMKEGKKEEAELSKSKTAQFKESSKELQSQLDVTEKALLDILYQIPNVPFEKVKSGSSAEDNENIFQSHDVEGLGEGAIPHWELAKKYNLIDFELGVKIAGAGFPVYLGKGARLQRALVQYFLDKNIEKGYMEVNPPHVVNEASGYGTGQLPDKEGQMYHIGEDDLYLIPTAEVPVTNLYRDVLLEEKDLPIKNTAFSQCYRREAGSYGAHVRGLNRLHQFEKVEIVRLEKPENSYAALEEMVEHIKEILTDLELPFRVLRLCGGDMGFTSAMTYDFEVWSAAQEMWLEVSSVSNFETFQANRLKCRFKTEGKSQLVHTLNGSAMALPRIMAALLENNQTAEGIRIPKKIAEYARFDLIS, from the coding sequence ATGTTACAAGTCAATTTTTTACGCGACAATAAAGAACGCGTTTTAGAAGGTCTTCAGAAAAGACAATTCAAGAATCTTGGGTTGGTAGATGATGCGATCGCTACTGACGAAGAAAGAAAAAGAATTCAGTTTGAATTAGATTCCCAGCTTTCCGAGATCAACAAAATTTCGAAAGAAATCGGACTTTTGATGAAGGAAGGAAAAAAAGAAGAAGCGGAATTATCAAAATCTAAAACAGCACAATTTAAAGAGTCGAGTAAAGAACTGCAGTCCCAGTTAGATGTAACGGAAAAAGCTTTACTGGATATTTTATACCAGATTCCGAACGTTCCTTTTGAAAAAGTAAAAAGCGGATCTTCTGCGGAGGATAACGAGAATATTTTCCAGTCTCATGATGTGGAAGGTCTTGGAGAAGGGGCTATCCCTCACTGGGAGCTTGCTAAAAAGTACAACCTGATTGATTTTGAATTGGGGGTAAAAATAGCAGGTGCAGGATTCCCGGTTTATTTAGGTAAAGGGGCAAGACTTCAGAGGGCTTTGGTTCAGTATTTCCTGGATAAGAACATTGAGAAAGGTTATATGGAGGTGAACCCTCCTCACGTGGTGAATGAAGCTTCAGGGTACGGTACAGGACAGCTTCCTGACAAGGAAGGGCAGATGTACCACATTGGTGAAGATGATCTGTATCTTATTCCTACGGCTGAAGTTCCTGTAACGAATCTTTACCGTGATGTATTGCTTGAAGAAAAAGATCTTCCAATTAAAAATACGGCATTCTCTCAGTGTTACAGAAGAGAAGCGGGAAGCTATGGCGCTCACGTAAGAGGTCTGAACCGTCTTCACCAGTTTGAAAAAGTAGAGATCGTAAGACTTGAAAAACCGGAGAACTCTTATGCAGCTTTAGAAGAAATGGTAGAACACATCAAAGAGATCCTTACCGATCTTGAGCTTCCGTTCAGGGTGTTAAGACTTTGCGGTGGTGATATGGGCTTCACGTCTGCTATGACCTATGATTTTGAAGTATGGAGTGCGGCTCAGGAAATGTGGCTGGAAGTAAGCTCTGTCTCTAATTTTGAAACTTTCCAGGCCAACCGTCTGAAATGCCGTTTCAAAACAGAAGGAAAATCCCAGCTGGTGCATACCTTAAATGGCTCTGCTATGGCTCTGCCGAGAATTATGGCTGCGCTGCTTGAAAATAATCAGACGGCAGAAGGAATCAGAATTCCTAAGAAAATTGCGGAATATGCAAGATTTGATCTGATCAGCTAA
- a CDS encoding DUF6705 family protein — translation MKNIFFIILSVFSILLNAQTVSLETMSQYSPGNYPAADYVKDSNGLLNKYVGTWKGTLDGNTYEFNFIKKENMASEFSSIKWDRLIGRVKITSSNGTVIFDNFNKSDDDANWGHNFQRNLKLYLITFSGGKSGCVDYGFIYAGIKPETPNQMTVNFHPDNDIVTQNCTNFKTTMPTNQVIHLTKQ, via the coding sequence ATGAAAAATATATTTTTTATTATTCTATCAGTTTTCAGCATACTTTTAAATGCTCAAACTGTTTCTCTGGAAACGATGTCTCAATACAGTCCCGGAAATTATCCTGCTGCAGATTATGTTAAAGACAGTAATGGACTTCTTAACAAGTATGTAGGAACCTGGAAAGGAACTTTAGATGGAAACACCTATGAATTTAATTTTATAAAAAAAGAAAATATGGCTAGTGAGTTTTCTTCTATAAAATGGGATAGATTAATAGGAAGGGTTAAAATAACCTCTTCTAACGGAACCGTTATATTTGACAATTTCAACAAATCTGATGATGATGCAAACTGGGGACATAATTTTCAAAGGAACTTAAAATTATATTTAATAACCTTTTCAGGAGGAAAATCCGGGTGTGTTGATTACGGATTTATTTATGCCGGTATTAAACCTGAAACACCCAACCAAATGACCGTTAATTTCCACCCCGATAATGACATTGTAACACAGAACTGCACCAACTTTAAAACGACAATGCCTACCAATCAAGTGATACATCTAACGAAACAATAA
- a CDS encoding lipopolysaccharide biosynthesis protein — translation MFLNKLKRLNSSHITTIFKGNFISKFVLVIGGLLLAKYYGSSEYGIFSIYLSIMSIFTVVLSLVQEHMIMLESDEQDINNNFSAAGIISSGMMLLAFLLVLIPFDVPKNILFLGIFTGFIYLFTNNAKFLLAKKKLFKLVSVLTIVDSLVSFLFQVLFVFIKIEKGLVIGSLIGYIVAFLAAVYYARKYFVKPDFKRYIAQVKKRPELFKYSYPSTLINALGNNIMPILISLYFADSLLGEYSLAVKIMSVPLLLVSSSIATVYYPRAAEINNRGRSRSELFAYTKKMSLMNFYIILALYILINVVGIPILELFFNKNWEHLGLFIFLMSFGYLTRSLINPISDILTILKRNNVALVFNIYLFLANIAAILIGKEKGISYLVGIFSLFLFVGYGFLYFYIMFILKKNESD, via the coding sequence ATGTTTTTAAACAAACTCAAAAGATTAAACAGCAGCCACATCACCACCATCTTTAAGGGAAACTTTATTTCCAAGTTCGTTTTGGTGATCGGAGGGCTTTTGCTGGCAAAATATTACGGTTCCTCGGAATACGGGATCTTCAGTATTTATCTCAGTATTATGAGCATTTTTACGGTGGTGCTTAGTCTTGTACAGGAGCATATGATTATGCTTGAAAGCGACGAGCAGGATATCAATAATAATTTCAGTGCTGCCGGAATTATTTCATCCGGAATGATGCTTCTGGCTTTTTTACTGGTGCTTATTCCCTTTGATGTTCCGAAGAATATTCTGTTTCTGGGGATTTTCACAGGCTTTATCTATCTTTTCACCAATAATGCCAAGTTTCTGCTCGCCAAAAAAAAATTATTCAAACTGGTTTCTGTACTTACGATTGTAGATTCCCTCGTTAGTTTTCTGTTTCAGGTTCTGTTTGTATTTATTAAAATAGAAAAGGGGCTGGTTATAGGCAGTCTGATAGGCTATATCGTTGCTTTTCTTGCCGCCGTTTATTATGCAAGGAAATATTTTGTTAAACCGGATTTCAAAAGATATATTGCTCAGGTTAAAAAACGGCCGGAGCTTTTTAAATATTCCTATCCTTCCACCCTGATCAATGCACTGGGCAATAACATTATGCCGATCCTGATCTCGCTTTATTTTGCAGATTCGCTTCTGGGGGAGTATTCTTTAGCTGTAAAGATCATGTCTGTCCCGCTTCTGCTGGTTTCCTCCTCTATTGCAACGGTTTATTATCCGAGAGCTGCAGAGATCAACAACCGGGGCAGAAGCAGAAGTGAACTTTTCGCTTATACAAAAAAGATGAGCCTGATGAATTTCTATATTATCCTTGCTCTGTACATCCTGATCAATGTGGTTGGCATTCCGATTCTGGAACTGTTTTTCAACAAAAACTGGGAACATCTGGGCCTGTTTATTTTCCTGATGTCATTCGGGTATCTTACCCGGAGCCTTATTAATCCCATTTCCGATATTTTAACCATTTTAAAAAGGAATAATGTGGCGCTCGTCTTCAATATCTATCTTTTCCTGGCCAATATTGCCGCCATATTGATTGGAAAGGAAAAAGGAATCAGTTATCTCGTAGGTATTTTCTCCCTGTTTTTGTTTGTAGGCTACGGATTTTTGTATTTTTACATTATGTTTATCCTGAAGAAAAATGAATCCGATTAA